One segment of Rhodopirellula baltica SH 1 DNA contains the following:
- a CDS encoding S1C family serine protease yields MPLNFASLRMAPRLTPIRPNRLLNRLPLMLVALAVAVVFSSFEARADETAQDSARSLSRAFRDAAREANPSVVTVFSYGQNQTLSGETQDEPKEETDEESPDESVGPMPPKQSEDGEFELSGLGSGVIINPFVDATDHDEEKDESIYWVMTNNHVITNAKKVVVQLPNETELVAKKVHGDSASDIAVLQITSDEPLKIAQYGDSKSLDIGDWVLAIGSPFKLEATVSAGIISAKNRRLDRIRRSRLLQTDAAINPGNSGGPLVDLDGNVIAINTAIATRSGSYQGIGFAVPIDQAKWIARELASFGTVRRSTMGITTVELNAKMSKMFKLQEGMGVLVYEIIRDSPADRAGLKKLDVITEFAGQEFRKAIDLREAIEREPVGSTQTLKVIRKGEEIELEAILAPVDDPTATPDDEAEEE; encoded by the coding sequence ATGCCTTTGAATTTCGCCTCTCTTCGCATGGCACCCCGACTCACACCCATCCGACCGAACCGTTTGCTGAATCGCCTTCCGTTGATGCTGGTGGCCCTCGCAGTCGCAGTCGTCTTCAGTTCGTTCGAGGCACGCGCCGACGAAACCGCCCAAGACAGCGCTCGATCACTTTCGCGAGCCTTCCGCGACGCCGCTCGCGAAGCCAACCCTTCGGTCGTGACGGTGTTTTCCTACGGGCAAAATCAAACACTCTCCGGGGAAACTCAGGACGAGCCCAAGGAAGAAACGGACGAGGAATCACCCGACGAATCGGTCGGCCCAATGCCACCTAAACAATCCGAGGACGGCGAATTTGAACTCAGCGGTCTGGGGTCGGGTGTGATCATCAATCCCTTTGTCGATGCGACCGATCACGACGAAGAAAAGGACGAATCGATCTATTGGGTGATGACCAACAACCACGTCATCACCAATGCAAAGAAGGTTGTCGTTCAACTGCCAAACGAAACCGAACTGGTGGCGAAGAAGGTGCATGGAGACTCGGCCAGTGACATTGCCGTGCTGCAAATCACATCGGACGAACCGCTCAAGATCGCTCAATATGGCGACTCCAAGAGTCTAGACATTGGCGACTGGGTACTCGCAATTGGCAGTCCTTTCAAACTGGAAGCAACCGTCAGTGCCGGCATCATCAGCGCAAAGAATCGAAGGCTCGACCGCATCCGTCGCAGTCGTCTTCTGCAAACTGACGCGGCGATCAACCCTGGCAATTCCGGTGGCCCACTGGTCGACTTGGATGGCAACGTGATCGCAATCAACACGGCGATTGCCACTCGCAGCGGCAGCTACCAAGGGATCGGTTTCGCCGTGCCGATTGATCAGGCCAAATGGATCGCTCGTGAATTGGCTTCTTTCGGAACCGTCCGTCGATCAACCATGGGAATCACCACCGTGGAACTCAACGCAAAGATGTCCAAGATGTTCAAACTGCAGGAGGGAATGGGTGTGCTCGTTTATGAAATCATCCGCGATAGCCCCGCCGATCGAGCAGGTCTAAAAAAGCTCGATGTGATCACCGAGTTCGCGGGACAGGAATTTCGCAAAGCAATTGATCTTCGCGAAGCAATCGAACGAGAACCCGTTGGTTCAACCCAAACATTGAAAGTGATTCGCAAAGGCGAAGAGATCGAGCTCGAAGCCATCCTGGCTCCGGTCGATGATCCAACCGCTACGCCAGATGACGAAGCCGAAGAAGAATGA
- a CDS encoding cytidine deaminase gives MTDVHSHASEIDPPSDEDVQRLIQAAISARDHAYAPHSHFYVGAALLTHDGRIVEGCNVENASYSLTQCAERTAVCTAVAGGYRMFHAVAIASIGGAMPCGACRQVLAEFGSDLYVYTIDVIDGDQQMRRLSELLPDAFSTSDIPKR, from the coding sequence ATGACCGACGTACACAGTCACGCATCCGAAATTGATCCTCCCAGCGACGAAGATGTCCAACGTTTGATCCAGGCGGCTATTTCGGCTCGCGATCATGCCTACGCCCCGCACAGCCACTTCTATGTCGGTGCGGCTCTGCTGACGCACGATGGACGTATCGTGGAAGGATGCAACGTTGAAAACGCAAGTTATTCGTTGACACAGTGCGCCGAACGCACAGCCGTTTGTACCGCTGTCGCTGGTGGATACCGAATGTTCCATGCGGTTGCGATCGCCAGTATTGGCGGAGCGATGCCTTGTGGGGCGTGCCGGCAAGTGCTGGCAGAATTCGGATCCGACCTCTACGTCTACACCATCGATGTCATCGACGGTGACCAACAAATGCGACGTCTTTCTGAGCTGTTGCCTGACGCCTTTTCGACGTCAGATATTCCCAAACGGTGA
- a CDS encoding phosphotransferase, with translation MANELANAMTQPDVSYTGLLDPNWSNQNVGSDSALLAAPLPTADGRWIVLDQGRQWQCTAWVDGKACDDSEAMDSDAAARALLLGGEAIAKVHSRLAALPSPVIDRTPSEFASADHLPRCFRERMRRLHELNPWLSSGSLLRERLPGTALQWRALLERCVSVDGVGQRTIDRANDELPAYQELAHRLMAATELLVEQGTSVQSKLIAELAERLESSPQGWRQNWVLRDVHREHILFDESRETVNGIIDHDAMDWDCPVVDLARWAGSFPVQLEGLLSASRLELAVEGYNRISSANCGVELADGGQARSFLVKSPTPEELALGATLLRLNAWVGMANWVDWIGLRRRVFFSSPERLSSRISGLIDSVCHFC, from the coding sequence GTGGCAAACGAACTGGCCAACGCGATGACGCAGCCAGACGTCTCTTACACTGGGTTGCTTGATCCGAACTGGTCCAATCAAAACGTGGGCTCGGATTCGGCGCTCTTGGCCGCTCCGCTTCCGACCGCAGATGGTCGATGGATCGTTTTGGACCAAGGTCGCCAATGGCAATGCACCGCTTGGGTTGACGGCAAAGCGTGTGATGATTCCGAAGCGATGGACAGCGATGCTGCCGCGCGAGCATTGCTGCTGGGCGGGGAAGCGATCGCGAAAGTTCACTCAAGGTTGGCCGCCCTGCCCTCGCCCGTCATTGATCGAACGCCAAGCGAGTTTGCGTCTGCGGATCACTTACCACGTTGTTTTCGTGAACGGATGAGACGTTTACACGAATTGAACCCGTGGTTGTCATCGGGAAGTCTGTTGCGAGAACGATTGCCCGGGACGGCTTTGCAGTGGCGAGCGTTGTTGGAACGCTGCGTCAGTGTGGACGGAGTGGGGCAACGAACGATCGATCGAGCGAACGATGAGTTGCCGGCCTATCAAGAGCTTGCTCATCGTTTGATGGCAGCAACCGAGTTGTTGGTCGAACAAGGCACCTCCGTTCAGTCAAAGCTGATTGCGGAGCTGGCAGAACGACTGGAGAGTTCGCCTCAGGGTTGGCGCCAGAATTGGGTGCTTCGCGACGTCCACCGAGAGCACATTTTGTTTGACGAATCTCGTGAGACGGTGAACGGAATCATCGATCACGACGCGATGGATTGGGATTGCCCGGTGGTGGACTTGGCCCGTTGGGCCGGCAGTTTCCCCGTGCAACTGGAAGGACTGCTTTCGGCGAGTCGGTTGGAATTGGCGGTGGAGGGATACAACCGGATTTCGTCAGCAAATTGCGGGGTGGAATTGGCGGACGGTGGTCAAGCTCGCTCATTCCTAGTAAAGAGCCCAACACCAGAAGAGCTTGCTCTGGGAGCGACTCTTCTACGCTTGAACGCGTGGGTGGGTATGGCGAATTGGGTGGATTGGATTGGACTGAGGCGACGAGTGTTTTTCTCGTCACCGGAACGTCTCTCGAGCCGAATTTCCGGCTTGATCGATTCAGTTTGCCACTTTTGCTAA
- a CDS encoding protein-disulfide reductase DsbD family protein produces the protein MLSMDRCYQPGFARKLPAFGAALLAVLFTLAVAMPVRADRPDAAGLFTQYSLDDFAVDGNAALQTDEPAEATAFYSVVGDGEIEIQVQVRLQPKWHLYSTTQPKGGPKPTKLSLVKADAVKLSGAWKSDREPLRSVSEDFGGITVEEFEDEVTFTAQAKVAGGNEAISQLGALKIRLDALACLTGGACMPVNETLTAKLSGDVPSTISKPAKQTMASTSSNDPAGLKSHPVDLKQTFRDQDYVVRWEAINLTPELEPGQTGTLRFTAIPDSGYHVYTSSVNDEQSKTNFVVSEKSDLKVGAPQTKSPPVDYDLLPGVTYHKGNVTWTLPISIPKDASTGEHKIVGGIAYQACTDDSCQQPKAIEFQTVVNVVDSAPVDSQPKSMNVAAKKRMLILDDAATLDWVDTDISPALNASTEPEADREPQIVMADASATNRSSAGASADVHGVAGETTTEEASGATEKAGTPFGTTLLFAFIGGVILNFMPCVLPVVGLKVMSFVQQAGEDRKRIFFLNVVYAVGILSVFAVLTALAVLLSFNWGQQFTYFPVRLGLTLLMFAMALSYLGVWEIPVPGMAAGKTSQALQQREGYTGAFFKGVFATVLATPCSGPLLGGILGLTFALTSLQTIAVIMIVGVGMALPYLMIGIWPSLVAWLPKPGTWMETLKEFLAFLFLGTVAFFFNQFSDGDKLPVFVALIGVWFGCWIIGKVPSWSSLQSRMYAWSGGIASAVVIGVAAFHWLGPAPEPAEGVKTIAWQPYDEAKLKQYQAEGRTVMIDFTAKWCVNCIVNYNVALNTEPTRQLIEELDAVPMLADWTDQDAEIEAKLKELQSRSIPVLAIYPGKSPAEPIVLRDLVSQQMVLDALEDAGPSVSGSAANIANRVRPDVNAGDRSLAPDAAGVAAR, from the coding sequence ATGCTTTCGATGGATCGCTGTTACCAACCCGGGTTCGCTCGGAAATTGCCCGCCTTTGGTGCCGCACTGCTGGCGGTGTTGTTCACCTTGGCTGTGGCGATGCCCGTTCGTGCTGATAGGCCCGACGCAGCCGGTCTGTTCACCCAGTATTCGCTCGACGATTTTGCCGTCGACGGAAACGCGGCGTTGCAAACTGACGAGCCCGCCGAGGCCACTGCGTTCTATTCGGTTGTGGGCGACGGTGAGATCGAAATCCAGGTCCAGGTGAGGCTGCAGCCGAAGTGGCACCTGTATTCGACGACCCAGCCTAAAGGTGGGCCCAAACCGACCAAATTGAGTCTGGTCAAAGCCGATGCCGTCAAGCTTTCAGGTGCTTGGAAGAGCGACCGTGAACCGCTTCGAAGTGTCTCAGAAGACTTTGGTGGAATCACGGTTGAAGAGTTTGAAGACGAAGTCACCTTCACCGCTCAAGCGAAAGTCGCGGGCGGCAACGAAGCGATCTCGCAGCTTGGTGCATTGAAGATTCGCCTGGATGCACTGGCGTGTTTGACCGGCGGTGCTTGCATGCCGGTGAACGAGACATTGACGGCGAAGCTGAGCGGCGATGTTCCGTCAACGATTTCAAAACCAGCCAAACAAACGATGGCGTCAACGTCGTCGAATGATCCCGCGGGTTTGAAGAGTCATCCCGTTGACCTGAAGCAAACCTTTCGCGACCAAGATTACGTCGTGCGTTGGGAAGCGATCAACCTGACCCCGGAACTGGAACCCGGACAAACAGGAACGCTCCGATTCACCGCAATCCCCGATTCGGGATATCACGTTTACACATCGTCGGTGAACGACGAGCAATCAAAGACCAACTTTGTGGTCAGCGAAAAATCAGATCTGAAAGTCGGGGCACCTCAAACTAAATCTCCGCCGGTGGATTACGACCTGTTGCCCGGCGTGACCTATCACAAAGGCAACGTGACATGGACGTTGCCAATCTCGATCCCAAAAGATGCCTCGACCGGCGAACATAAAATCGTGGGCGGGATCGCGTATCAAGCTTGCACGGATGACAGTTGCCAACAGCCAAAGGCGATCGAGTTTCAAACCGTCGTCAATGTGGTGGACTCGGCACCGGTGGATTCCCAACCGAAGTCCATGAATGTTGCTGCGAAGAAACGCATGCTGATTTTGGACGATGCGGCGACACTCGATTGGGTCGATACCGACATCTCACCCGCGTTGAATGCCAGCACGGAACCTGAGGCCGATCGCGAACCGCAAATTGTGATGGCGGATGCTTCGGCGACCAATCGCTCATCCGCCGGTGCGTCTGCGGACGTTCATGGAGTTGCCGGTGAGACGACGACCGAAGAAGCATCGGGTGCGACCGAGAAAGCGGGCACACCCTTTGGCACAACGTTGCTGTTTGCATTCATCGGCGGAGTCATCTTGAACTTCATGCCGTGTGTGTTGCCGGTGGTCGGTTTGAAGGTGATGAGCTTTGTTCAGCAAGCCGGCGAAGATCGCAAGCGAATTTTCTTTCTCAACGTCGTGTACGCAGTTGGCATTCTGTCTGTCTTCGCGGTCCTCACCGCTCTCGCGGTTTTGTTGTCATTCAATTGGGGCCAACAGTTCACCTACTTCCCAGTGCGTCTCGGTCTGACGCTGTTGATGTTCGCGATGGCACTGAGCTATCTCGGCGTTTGGGAAATTCCGGTTCCCGGGATGGCGGCGGGCAAGACTTCGCAGGCTTTGCAGCAACGCGAAGGCTACACCGGTGCGTTCTTCAAAGGTGTGTTCGCGACTGTCTTGGCAACACCCTGCAGTGGTCCGTTGCTGGGCGGGATTTTGGGGCTGACATTCGCGTTGACCAGTCTGCAAACCATCGCGGTCATCATGATTGTGGGAGTCGGCATGGCATTGCCTTATTTGATGATCGGCATTTGGCCGTCATTGGTGGCGTGGTTGCCCAAGCCCGGCACTTGGATGGAAACACTGAAAGAGTTCCTCGCGTTCTTGTTCCTGGGAACTGTTGCATTTTTCTTCAACCAATTCAGCGACGGTGACAAGCTGCCCGTGTTTGTGGCCTTGATCGGTGTTTGGTTTGGTTGCTGGATCATCGGCAAAGTTCCTAGTTGGAGCAGCCTGCAATCACGCATGTATGCTTGGTCGGGTGGAATCGCGTCGGCCGTTGTCATCGGTGTCGCTGCTTTCCACTGGTTAGGCCCTGCACCTGAGCCTGCCGAAGGTGTGAAGACAATCGCGTGGCAGCCTTATGACGAAGCCAAGCTGAAACAATATCAAGCCGAAGGCCGCACGGTCATGATCGACTTCACCGCCAAGTGGTGTGTGAACTGCATCGTGAACTACAACGTCGCGCTCAATACCGAACCAACCCGTCAATTGATCGAAGAGTTGGATGCGGTGCCAATGCTGGCTGATTGGACGGATCAAGACGCGGAGATCGAAGCGAAGTTGAAGGAACTGCAGAGCCGATCGATTCCAGTGCTGGCGATTTACCCAGGGAAGTCTCCTGCCGAACCGATCGTGCTTCGTGATTTGGTTTCTCAGCAGATGGTCTTGGACGCGTTGGAGGACGCTGGGCCGAGTGTGTCGGGCAGTGCGGCAAACATTGCCAATCGTGTTCGCCCCGATGTGAATGCGGGTGATCGGAGTTTGGCACCCGATGCCGCGGGTGTGGCAGCACGGTGA
- a CDS encoding tRNA uridine-5-carboxymethylaminomethyl(34) synthesis GTPase MnmE produces MTSEADDTIAAIASPMTPAPRGIVRLSGHDCIDVLCRMKVLDTDEASGRRPFRSSKTLSLGEPLGAIEVDVMVWPTQRSYTGQPSAELHLIGSAPLLQSSLDAAIRAGARAARPGEFTMRSFLAGRLDLTQAEAVLGVIEAEDRGTLDQALSQLAGNLSRPLQAARSTLLDLLADVEAGLDFVDEDIEFISDEALIQRLDELRSLLLQTRSQLSDRGGASSTIRVVLRGLPNAGKSRLLNVLSRTESAIVTDQAGTTRDLVTVESSWGGHSFQLIDTAGSESREESDPEAPISQEAQLQAAEAARGADVHVWCIDATGGDGFESLKSPNAVLAEAKRSAQLICVATKRDLMPTDWNGESMRADLAVSSESGTGVDSLIERLVQFAEQRDAGETGSVIGTAARCQDSLAAAIEHLAQAIQWTEQAAGHELVAAEMRLAVEAIGEVTGQVYTDDILDRVFGRFCIGK; encoded by the coding sequence GTGACATCAGAAGCGGACGACACCATCGCCGCCATTGCATCGCCGATGACTCCCGCTCCTCGCGGGATCGTTCGGTTATCGGGCCACGACTGTATCGATGTGCTGTGTCGGATGAAGGTGTTGGACACGGACGAAGCCAGCGGTCGACGTCCTTTTCGAAGCTCGAAAACGCTCTCTCTCGGAGAGCCACTCGGTGCGATCGAGGTCGATGTGATGGTTTGGCCCACGCAACGCAGTTACACGGGCCAACCGTCGGCTGAGTTGCATCTGATCGGTTCCGCACCGCTGCTGCAGTCCAGCTTGGACGCGGCAATTCGTGCGGGAGCTAGAGCAGCTCGACCTGGCGAATTTACGATGCGTTCGTTTCTCGCCGGGCGATTGGATCTGACGCAAGCCGAAGCCGTGCTCGGTGTCATCGAAGCGGAAGACCGCGGCACGCTCGATCAGGCTCTTTCACAATTAGCCGGTAACCTTTCGCGGCCACTGCAAGCGGCACGTTCAACACTGTTGGACTTGTTGGCCGATGTCGAGGCTGGATTGGATTTCGTCGACGAAGACATCGAGTTCATTTCAGACGAAGCCCTGATTCAAAGGCTCGACGAACTTCGCTCGCTGCTTCTGCAGACCCGTTCTCAACTGAGCGATCGCGGCGGTGCATCGTCAACGATTCGTGTTGTCTTGCGAGGGTTGCCGAATGCCGGGAAGAGCCGGTTGCTGAATGTGTTGTCTCGAACCGAGTCGGCCATCGTGACAGATCAAGCCGGGACGACTCGGGATTTGGTGACTGTCGAGTCGAGTTGGGGCGGCCACTCGTTTCAATTGATCGACACGGCGGGATCGGAATCCAGAGAGGAGTCCGACCCGGAGGCACCGATCTCTCAAGAAGCTCAACTGCAAGCCGCTGAGGCAGCGCGGGGAGCCGACGTGCATGTTTGGTGCATTGATGCGACCGGCGGGGATGGTTTTGAATCTCTAAAAAGCCCCAATGCAGTTTTAGCTGAAGCGAAGCGATCGGCGCAACTGATTTGTGTGGCAACCAAACGTGACTTGATGCCGACGGATTGGAACGGCGAATCGATGCGAGCTGATTTGGCTGTGAGCAGTGAGTCGGGTACCGGTGTTGATTCCTTGATCGAGCGACTTGTCCAATTCGCGGAGCAGCGTGATGCTGGCGAGACGGGCAGCGTGATCGGCACAGCGGCTCGATGCCAAGATTCTTTGGCCGCCGCGATAGAGCATCTGGCCCAAGCGATACAGTGGACGGAGCAAGCCGCGGGACACGAACTGGTTGCCGCTGAGATGCGTCTCGCTGTTGAGGCGATCGGTGAAGTGACCGGTCAGGTCTACACGGATGATATTCTGGACCGTGTGTTCGGCCGGTTTTGCATTGGCAAATAG
- the msrA gene encoding peptide-methionine (S)-S-oxide reductase MsrA has protein sequence MTERAVLAGGCFWGMQDLIRKLPGIESTRVGYTGGEVPNATYRNHGNHAEGIEILFDPEKTSYRQLLEFFFQIHDPTTPNRQGNDRGPSYRSAIYYVDEEQKQIALDTIADVNASGLWPGKVVTEVEPVSDFWEAEPEHQDYLEKVPNGYTCHFPRPNWVLPKRAATE, from the coding sequence ATGACAGAGCGAGCGGTGTTAGCAGGCGGATGTTTCTGGGGCATGCAGGACTTGATTCGCAAGCTGCCTGGCATTGAGTCCACCCGGGTGGGATACACCGGCGGCGAAGTCCCCAACGCGACGTACCGCAATCATGGCAATCACGCCGAGGGCATCGAGATTCTGTTTGATCCGGAGAAGACGAGTTATCGTCAGTTACTGGAGTTCTTTTTTCAGATCCATGACCCAACCACGCCCAACCGTCAGGGCAATGATCGCGGTCCGTCATACCGTTCCGCAATTTACTATGTCGATGAGGAGCAGAAGCAAATCGCGTTGGACACGATCGCAGATGTGAACGCCTCGGGTTTATGGCCGGGCAAAGTGGTGACCGAAGTCGAACCGGTCAGCGATTTTTGGGAAGCCGAGCCGGAGCACCAGGACTACCTCGAGAAAGTGCCAAATGGCTACACGTGCCATTTCCCTCGTCCGAATTGGGTGCTGCCGAAGCGAGCTGCCACGGAGTGA
- a CDS encoding HDOD domain-containing protein — protein sequence MHKITNELKSMTNVAESTNLEDVFHVDILPALPHSAISLLQLSQKESAGPNDFAKPIEADPGLMGQVLRFVNSSYFGFSREIMSIPQAITLVGSRAIVNFALWNAVFSVIPNPKFGPFDLKALWQDSLRRAIFARKVGRVLKLEAAEDLFAGALLQDMAIPLLLKELPTEYEELVEKRASEGKRLSGLEKEMFGWNHADAAAVLATRWNLPEEFVELIAQHTEIEQLLEMGDSARGAACVALASLLPSCSENEWHEKGKFARACQRLSGMSKEDLFECLKDVDEQTAEFAPLLKLPVPEQSIMSFLAEK from the coding sequence ATGCACAAAATAACAAACGAGCTGAAATCGATGACGAACGTCGCAGAAAGCACCAACTTGGAAGATGTTTTTCATGTCGACATCCTGCCTGCTTTGCCGCACAGTGCGATCAGCCTGTTGCAGTTGTCGCAAAAGGAATCCGCTGGGCCGAATGACTTTGCCAAGCCAATCGAGGCTGATCCGGGATTGATGGGGCAAGTACTTCGCTTTGTGAACTCGTCGTACTTTGGATTCAGTCGTGAAATCATGAGTATCCCGCAGGCCATCACACTGGTCGGCTCGCGAGCGATCGTGAACTTTGCATTGTGGAACGCTGTCTTCAGCGTGATTCCTAATCCGAAGTTTGGTCCCTTTGATTTGAAAGCTCTTTGGCAAGACTCGCTGCGTCGCGCCATCTTCGCTCGCAAAGTCGGCCGGGTTCTGAAGCTGGAAGCCGCCGAGGACTTGTTCGCGGGAGCTTTGTTGCAGGACATGGCGATCCCACTGCTGCTGAAAGAATTGCCAACCGAATACGAAGAGTTGGTTGAGAAACGAGCTTCCGAGGGCAAGCGTCTGAGCGGTTTGGAAAAAGAAATGTTTGGTTGGAATCACGCGGACGCTGCCGCGGTTCTGGCCACGCGTTGGAACCTGCCCGAAGAGTTTGTTGAATTGATCGCTCAACATACTGAGATTGAACAGTTGCTTGAAATGGGTGACTCGGCCCGCGGTGCGGCTTGCGTCGCGTTGGCATCGTTGCTGCCCTCGTGCAGCGAAAACGAATGGCACGAGAAAGGAAAGTTTGCCCGAGCATGCCAGCGACTCTCTGGCATGTCGAAGGAAGATTTGTTTGAATGCTTGAAAGATGTCGACGAACAAACCGCTGAGTTCGCACCGTTGCTGAAGTTGCCGGTGCCGGAGCAGTCGATCATGTCTTTCTTGGCTGAAAAGTAA